TCAGCAAAAACAGTTTgaatgttaatttttaaaaaatattaaaataattataaattcaatCTCCTTCTCTACACCCGAAAAACTTTCAGATTCTGCTGTGAGACATTGTAGAAAAGGCCAATCACACTAATAAGATTTAGTCCGTTCTCCTTACGAACAGTCATAACTTTCGCTATTGTGCACAAATTTCCACTAAAGTCCCAATCTGCCGTAGCGTATTCTTGGAGCAAAGGAGCTCCATTAGTCTTTGAACCATAATGTATGTTCACTTTCAAAGTCAAGCAGTTAAAGTCGTCCATGTCCTTCAACCCCAGAAGCACAGTAGAATTGGGCCCAGAATCATCTGATCACTACTCAATACGCATATTCCATCGTCTTTCCAGCCAGTTTCTTTAGTCTTCGCTAGTCAATTGTCCAAGTCAACTGCCGTAGTTTACACACACAAACTCACTATATCAAGAACATAACAGATGGTAGGTTAGATACACCAAACAACTGATTACAACAGAGAAAATCCGTATTCTTAAGCCCCGACATATTTGGGATGGGTGTTGGCCACAGTTTTCTTGGTTTCTTTTTACTCCTCTGCTGTTTTGGGCTTCTTCACTCTGCTCCAAATAAGAAAACAGATGAAGGGAAGAGCCGGTACTCGGCGCCGCCTTTCGAGTGTGGAAAGTTCGGGAAGCTTTGGTACCCTTTCACCAACACTAGTTGCTCAGAATGTGGCCTGCACGTAAGTAATTGTGATAACCCAGGTGCAGATGTTCAAGTTTTTCTTAGAAACCAAACATACAAACTTGAAAGTATAGCTTGGAAGGATAATTTTTCTGCTATAATTTTCATCCAAGAAACCGGTGCCGCTGTAAATTTATGGGAGCTTCGTGGGGACTTGTCTCTCCGGGTAGTAAACCGCGTTGCCTTCTTCAAATGCACTCATGAGTATCACCCTGAAGACCATGGCATATTCCACTATGAAAGGTGTCATTCTACAAATTATGATGTGTATTTCGGTTCGGATCATTCCTTTCCTTCAGATTCTATGTATGGTGATCGAATGTTCCCTAGTTTGTTAAACGCGTGTTCAGATGATACGAGTGAAACACAAGAACAACCCAATTCCACTCAACAGTGCACATCCTTCAAGTCTTTTGTTATAATCGAAGTAGCATCTGCAGATCCTCTTTACTCATGTAATGGACTCGTCacagaaatttattattttattgattgCATTATTCTCCTTCAGAAAATAGTAGGATTCCaccactaataatttttaacctcCTTTCCCCGATAGATTGGCCAGTGACTCGTACAACGGGAAAGACAGGGGCTTCGAAGGCAGCAATATTAGGTATTGTATTTCCTCCAATAAAATCCTCTGCATTTTCATCTGAAGTGCCATGGACTATATATTTCAGTTTATTGCATTTTCCTCCAATAAAATCCTCTGCatagatttagaatttaagttttaagatttaaaactaaaaataaaaaaattaatttcaaacaaATTGATTGAGAAtggtttaaaaataattactccTTAGTTGAATtctttaacttttatttttaagatttttctttcttcacaaGTATTTCTTTACTTAATAAATCTATGTAATATTAACTTGTTTTTTTATCATCCCCCTTGTGCTGAAATATTTGTCGCAATCTCTATCATTTATTCACAAGACCAAGCCACACGTATAAAAACCCAAAAGTGATCAAATCATTCAAGCAATCACTAAACTACTTTTTCAATCCCTTAATTTTAGGTATCGACTAATTTACCTTATGGGAGAAATTATGAATTGTAGCAACCATAGTAGCTAGAATCTCGATTTAACTCTTAAAATCTTCCGATATTACGATTTTAAATGAGTTTATCGATTTTACGAAATTTGTACTAAGTCTGACGATTTTACGATTTAAATCTTGTTAAGATTTTACGTTTTacgttttttatttactttttcgatTTCACGTAAAATCTCAATTTTCTCTACCTTAGTAGCAATCGTAAAAGCTTTCATGAGAAATTTTAGAATATATGCATGTAATGTACTAATATATAGCAAAGCTTTCCCTTGTTCAGGTTTATCTACCGGATTGGCTGCTATGATCATAGTTGCCACGTGTCAGTTATGTGCAATTCTTTTACTGTACAAACGGAGACACAATTCTTCAGGAGGCTATGGAGGCAAATTAAGGAACCTGTATTCTCGCCCAAATTCAAACACAAACCCAGAAAGTGGAAATCTCTACTTCGGAATCCCTCTCTTCTCCTATGAAGAACTCCAAGTCGCAACTAACAATTTTGACCAAACTAAAGAACTTGGAGAAGGTGGCTTTGGAACTGTTTACTATGGTAAGGACTCACGTTTTACCCGCATAAATACCGAAATTTAGTAATTGAATACaaatgtgtgtttttttttaccGAAATACAGTATGGTCtgtcttttttaaaaagtaaagcGATAGTAAACAAAACaaagacataaaaaaataaaaactaattccAAAGTTATATTTGGCATTGTCATCAATAATTAAAGGAATTTTTATCATTctactttttataattaagagAGGATTTGTTTATAATCTCCTCTAAACATGTTTTTTCATTCTAAAAATatccttctttttttctatcTAAATATTCCAAACAATAGTA
The Arachis duranensis cultivar V14167 chromosome 5, aradu.V14167.gnm2.J7QH, whole genome shotgun sequence genome window above contains:
- the LOC107490933 gene encoding LEAF RUST 10 DISEASE-RESISTANCE LOCUS RECEPTOR-LIKE PROTEIN KINASE-like 1.1, with the translated sequence MGVGHSFLGFFLLLCCFGLLHSAPNKKTDEGKSRYSAPPFECGKFGKLWYPFTNTSCSECGLHVSNCDNPGADVQVFLRNQTYKLESIAWKDNFSAIIFIQETGAAVNLWELRGDLSLRVVNRVAFFKCTHEYHPEDHGIFHYERCHSTNYDVYFGSDHSFPSDSMYGDRMFPSLLNACSDDTSETQEQPNSTQQCTSFKSFVIIEVASADPLYSYWPVTRTTGKTGASKAAILGLSTGLAAMIIVATCQLCAILLLYKRRHNSSGGYGGKLRNLYSRPNSNTNPESGNLYFGIPLFSYEELQVATNNFDQTKELGEGGFGTVYYGKLRDGREVAVKRLFERNYKPVESFINEIQILTRLRHRNLVSLYGCTSRHSRELLLVYEYIPNGTLSYHLRGDRTKSSTLTWPVRMKIAIETACALAYLHACGIIHRDVKTSNILLDNNFGVKVADFGLSRLFPSDVTHVSTAPRGTPGYVDPDYRLCYQLTNKSDVYSFGVVLVELISSLPAVDMNRERDDVKLANVAVRKFQKGAFCELVDPSLGIQSDDDSRRMIISVAKLAFYRGSAPWRFAGLCGSSKFFDQQHPAPSPNILMEWITRLLVNHYSMFANR